A window from Camelus bactrianus isolate YW-2024 breed Bactrian camel chromosome 23, ASM4877302v1, whole genome shotgun sequence encodes these proteins:
- the HNRNPU gene encoding heterogeneous nuclear ribonucleoprotein U isoform X1: MSSSPVNVKKLKVSELKEELKKRRLSDKGLKAELMERLQAALDDEEAGGRPAMEPGNGSLDLGGDSAGRSGAGLEQEAAAGGDDDEEEEEEEEEGIAALDGDQMELGEENGAAGAADSGPMEEEEAASEDENGDDQGFQEGEDELGDEEEGAGDENGHGEQQPQPPAAPQQQPQQQRGAAKEAAGKSTGPTSLFAVTVAPPGARQGQQQAGGKKKAEGGGGGGRPGAPAAGDGKTEQKGGDKKRGVKRPREDHGRGYFEYIEENKYSRAKSPQPPVEEEDEHFDDTVVCLDTYNCDLHFKISRDRLSASSLTMESFAFLWAGGRASYGVSKGKVCFEMKVTEKIPVRHLYTKDIDIHEVRIGWSLTTSGMLLGEEEFSYGYSLKGIKTCNCETEDYGEKFDENDVITCFANFESDEVELSYAKNGQDLGIAFKISKEVLAGRPLFPHVLCHNCAVEFNFGQKEKPYFPIPEDYTFIQNVPLEDRVRGPKGPEEKKDCEVVMMIGLPGAGKTTWVTKHAAENPGKYNILGTNTIMDKMMVAGFKKQMADTGKLNTLLQRAPQCLGKFIEIAARKKRNFILDQTNVSAAAQRRKMCLFAGFQRKAVVVCPKDEDYKQRTQKKAEVEGKDLPEHAVLKMKGNFTLPEVAECFDEITYVELQKEEAQKLLEQYKEESKKALPPEKKQNTGSKKSNKNKSGKNQFNRGGGHRGRGGFNMRGGNFRGGAPGNRGGYNRRGNMPQRGGGGGGSGGIGYPYPRGPVFPSRGGYSNRGNYNRGGMPNRGNYNQNFRGRGNNRGYKNQSQGYNQWQQGQFWGQKPWSQHYHQGYY, encoded by the exons ATGAGTTCCTCGCCTGTTAATGTGAAAAAGCTGAAGGTGTCGGAGCTGAAAGAGGAGCTCAAGAAGCGGCGCCTGTCCGACAAGGGCCTCAAGGCCGAGCTCATGGAGCGTCTCCAGGCCGCGTTGGACGACGAGGAGGCCGGGGGCCGCCCCGCCATGGAGCCCGGGAACGGCAGCCTAGACCTGGGCGGGGATTCCGCCGGGCGCTCGGGAGCAGGCCTCGAGCAGGAGGCCGCGGCCGGCGGCGACGACgacgaggaggaagaggaggaggaggaggaagggatcgCCGCCCTGGATGGCGACCAGATGGAGCTCGGGGAGGAGAACGGCGCCGCGGGGGCGGCCGActcgggcccgatggaggaggaggaggccgccTCGGAGGACGAGAACGGCGATGACCAGGGCTTCCAGGAAGGGGAAGATGAGCTCGGAGACGAGGAGGAAGGCGCGGGCGACGAGAACGGCCACGGGGAGCAGCAGCCTCAACCGCCGGCGGCGCCGCAGCAACAGCCCCAGCAGCAGCGCGGGGCCGCCAAGGAGGCCGCGGGGAAGAGCACCGGCCCCACGTCGCTGTTCGCGGTGACCGTGGCGCCGCCCGGGGCGAGGCAGGGCCAGCAGCAGGCGGGAGGTAAGAAGAAGGCGGaaggcggcggaggcggcggtcGCCCCGGGGCTCCGGCAGCGG GAGACggcaaaacagaacagaaaggcgGAGATAAAAAGAGAGGTGTTAAAAGACCCCGAGAAGATCATGGCCGTGGATATTTTGAATACATCGAAGAGAACAAGTATAGCAG AGCTAAATCTCCTCAGCCACCTGTTGAAGAAGAAGATGAACACTTCGATGACACGGTGGTTTGTCTTGATACTT ATAATTGTGATCTACACTTTAAAATATCAAGAGATCGCCTCAGTGCTTCTTCCCTTACTATGgagagttttgcttttctttgggCTGGAGGAAGGGCATCTTACGGTGTGTCAAAAGGCAAAGTCTGTTTTGAGATGAAG GTTACAGAGAAGATCCCAGTAAGGCATTTGTATACAAAAGACATTGACATACATGAAGTTCGGATTGGCTGGTCACTAACCACAAGTGGAATGTTGCTTG GTGAAGAAGAGTTTTCTTATGGGTATTCtctaaaaggaataaaaacatgCAACTGTGAGACCGAAGATTATGGAGAGAAGTTTGATGAAAATGATGTGATTACATGTTTTGCT AACTTTGAAAGTGATGAAGTAGAACTCTCCTATGCAAAGAATGGACAAGATCTTGGCATTGCTTTCAAAATCAGTAAGGAAGTGCTTGCTGGACGACCACTCTTCCCGCATGTTCTCTGCCATAACTGTGCAGTTGAATTTAATTTTGGTCAGAAGGAAAAGCCATATTTTCCAATACCTGAAGACTATACTTTTATCCAGAATGTCCCCTTGGAAGATCGAGTTAGAGGACCAAAGGGGCCTGAAGAGAAGAAAGATTGTGAA GTGGTTATGATGATTGGCTTGCCAGGAGCTGGAAAAACTACCTGGGTTACTAAACATGCAGCAGAAAATCCTGGTAAATACAACATTCTTGGAACAAATACCATAATGGATAAAATGATG gtgGCAGGTTTTAAGAAGCAAATGGCAGATACTGGAAAACTGAACACACTGTTGCAGAGAGCTCCACAGTGTCTAGGAAAGTTTATTGAGATTGCTGCCCGTAAGAAGCGAAATTTCATTTTGGATCAG acaaatgtgtctgctgctgcccagaggaGAAAAATGTGCCTGTTTGCAGGCTTCCAACGAAAAGCTGTTGTAGTTTGCCCAAAAGATGAAGACTACAAGCAAAGAACACAGAAGAAAGCTGAAGTAGAGGGGAAAGACCTACCAGAACATGCAGTTCTTAAAATGAAAG GAAACTTTACTCTGCCAGAAGTAGCTGAGTGCTTTGATGAAATAACCTATGTTGAACTTCAGAAGGAGGAAGcccaaaaacttttggagcaatataaggaagaaagcaaaaaggcTCTTCCACCAGAAAAGAAGCAGAACACAGGCTCGAAGAAGAGCAATAAAAATAAGAGTGGCAAGAACCAGTTTAACAGAGGTGGTGGCCATAGAGGACGTGGTGGATTCAATATGCGTGGTGGAAATTTTAGAGGAGGAG CTCCTGGAAATCGTGGTGGATATAACAGGAGGGGCAATATGCCACAGAgaggtggtggcggtggcggAAGTGGTGGAATTGGCTATCCATATCCTCGTGGCCCTGTTTTTCCCAGCCGAGGCGGTTACTCAAATAGAGGGAACTACAACAGAGGTGGAATGCCCAACAGAGGGAACTACAACCAG AACTTCAGAGGACGAGGAAACAATCGTGGCTACAAAAATCAATCTCAGGGCTACAACCAGTGGCAGCAGGGT CAATTCTGGGGTCAGAAGCCATGGAGTCAGCATTATCACCAAGGATATTATTGA
- the COX20 gene encoding cytochrome c oxidase assembly protein COX20, mitochondrial: MAAAPEPGEPGKGKPFKLLGILDVENIPCARDSILYGSLGSVVAGLGHFLLTSRIRRSCDVGVGGFILVTLGCWFHCRYNYAKLRIQERIAREGIKNKILYESTHLDPERKQTNGGSGGST; the protein is encoded by the exons ATGGCCGCCGCGCCGGAGCCCGGGGAGCCTGGGAAGGGGAAG cCCTTTAAGCTCCTAGGAATTTTAGATGTCGAAAACATTCCCTGTGCACGAGATTCCATCTTATATGGTTCATTAGGATCTGTTGTGGCTGGCCTTGGACATTTTTTGTTAACTA GTAGAATTAGAAGATCATGTGATGTTGGAGTAGGAGGATTTATCTTGGTGACTTTAGGATGCTG GTTCCATTGTAGGTATAATTATGCAAAGCTAAGAATCCAGGAAAGAATTGCCAGAGAAGggattaaaaataagattttatatgAAAGTACCCACCTTGAtcctgaaagaaaacaaaccaatggcggcagcggcggcagcacCTGA
- the HNRNPU gene encoding heterogeneous nuclear ribonucleoprotein U isoform X2: MSSSPVNVKKLKVSELKEELKKRRLSDKGLKAELMERLQAALDDEEAGGRPAMEPGNGSLDLGGDSAGRSGAGLEQEAAAGGDDDEEEEEEEEEGIAALDGDQMELGEENGAAGAADSGPMEEEEAASEDENGDDQGFQEGEDELGDEEEGAGDENGHGEQQPQPPAAPQQQPQQQRGAAKEAAGKSTGPTSLFAVTVAPPGARQGQQQAGGDGKTEQKGGDKKRGVKRPREDHGRGYFEYIEENKYSRAKSPQPPVEEEDEHFDDTVVCLDTYNCDLHFKISRDRLSASSLTMESFAFLWAGGRASYGVSKGKVCFEMKVTEKIPVRHLYTKDIDIHEVRIGWSLTTSGMLLGEEEFSYGYSLKGIKTCNCETEDYGEKFDENDVITCFANFESDEVELSYAKNGQDLGIAFKISKEVLAGRPLFPHVLCHNCAVEFNFGQKEKPYFPIPEDYTFIQNVPLEDRVRGPKGPEEKKDCEVVMMIGLPGAGKTTWVTKHAAENPGKYNILGTNTIMDKMMVAGFKKQMADTGKLNTLLQRAPQCLGKFIEIAARKKRNFILDQTNVSAAAQRRKMCLFAGFQRKAVVVCPKDEDYKQRTQKKAEVEGKDLPEHAVLKMKGNFTLPEVAECFDEITYVELQKEEAQKLLEQYKEESKKALPPEKKQNTGSKKSNKNKSGKNQFNRGGGHRGRGGFNMRGGNFRGGAPGNRGGYNRRGNMPQRGGGGGGSGGIGYPYPRGPVFPSRGGYSNRGNYNRGGMPNRGNYNQNFRGRGNNRGYKNQSQGYNQWQQGQFWGQKPWSQHYHQGYY, translated from the exons ATGAGTTCCTCGCCTGTTAATGTGAAAAAGCTGAAGGTGTCGGAGCTGAAAGAGGAGCTCAAGAAGCGGCGCCTGTCCGACAAGGGCCTCAAGGCCGAGCTCATGGAGCGTCTCCAGGCCGCGTTGGACGACGAGGAGGCCGGGGGCCGCCCCGCCATGGAGCCCGGGAACGGCAGCCTAGACCTGGGCGGGGATTCCGCCGGGCGCTCGGGAGCAGGCCTCGAGCAGGAGGCCGCGGCCGGCGGCGACGACgacgaggaggaagaggaggaggaggaggaagggatcgCCGCCCTGGATGGCGACCAGATGGAGCTCGGGGAGGAGAACGGCGCCGCGGGGGCGGCCGActcgggcccgatggaggaggaggaggccgccTCGGAGGACGAGAACGGCGATGACCAGGGCTTCCAGGAAGGGGAAGATGAGCTCGGAGACGAGGAGGAAGGCGCGGGCGACGAGAACGGCCACGGGGAGCAGCAGCCTCAACCGCCGGCGGCGCCGCAGCAACAGCCCCAGCAGCAGCGCGGGGCCGCCAAGGAGGCCGCGGGGAAGAGCACCGGCCCCACGTCGCTGTTCGCGGTGACCGTGGCGCCGCCCGGGGCGAGGCAGGGCCAGCAGCAGGCGGGAG GAGACggcaaaacagaacagaaaggcgGAGATAAAAAGAGAGGTGTTAAAAGACCCCGAGAAGATCATGGCCGTGGATATTTTGAATACATCGAAGAGAACAAGTATAGCAG AGCTAAATCTCCTCAGCCACCTGTTGAAGAAGAAGATGAACACTTCGATGACACGGTGGTTTGTCTTGATACTT ATAATTGTGATCTACACTTTAAAATATCAAGAGATCGCCTCAGTGCTTCTTCCCTTACTATGgagagttttgcttttctttgggCTGGAGGAAGGGCATCTTACGGTGTGTCAAAAGGCAAAGTCTGTTTTGAGATGAAG GTTACAGAGAAGATCCCAGTAAGGCATTTGTATACAAAAGACATTGACATACATGAAGTTCGGATTGGCTGGTCACTAACCACAAGTGGAATGTTGCTTG GTGAAGAAGAGTTTTCTTATGGGTATTCtctaaaaggaataaaaacatgCAACTGTGAGACCGAAGATTATGGAGAGAAGTTTGATGAAAATGATGTGATTACATGTTTTGCT AACTTTGAAAGTGATGAAGTAGAACTCTCCTATGCAAAGAATGGACAAGATCTTGGCATTGCTTTCAAAATCAGTAAGGAAGTGCTTGCTGGACGACCACTCTTCCCGCATGTTCTCTGCCATAACTGTGCAGTTGAATTTAATTTTGGTCAGAAGGAAAAGCCATATTTTCCAATACCTGAAGACTATACTTTTATCCAGAATGTCCCCTTGGAAGATCGAGTTAGAGGACCAAAGGGGCCTGAAGAGAAGAAAGATTGTGAA GTGGTTATGATGATTGGCTTGCCAGGAGCTGGAAAAACTACCTGGGTTACTAAACATGCAGCAGAAAATCCTGGTAAATACAACATTCTTGGAACAAATACCATAATGGATAAAATGATG gtgGCAGGTTTTAAGAAGCAAATGGCAGATACTGGAAAACTGAACACACTGTTGCAGAGAGCTCCACAGTGTCTAGGAAAGTTTATTGAGATTGCTGCCCGTAAGAAGCGAAATTTCATTTTGGATCAG acaaatgtgtctgctgctgcccagaggaGAAAAATGTGCCTGTTTGCAGGCTTCCAACGAAAAGCTGTTGTAGTTTGCCCAAAAGATGAAGACTACAAGCAAAGAACACAGAAGAAAGCTGAAGTAGAGGGGAAAGACCTACCAGAACATGCAGTTCTTAAAATGAAAG GAAACTTTACTCTGCCAGAAGTAGCTGAGTGCTTTGATGAAATAACCTATGTTGAACTTCAGAAGGAGGAAGcccaaaaacttttggagcaatataaggaagaaagcaaaaaggcTCTTCCACCAGAAAAGAAGCAGAACACAGGCTCGAAGAAGAGCAATAAAAATAAGAGTGGCAAGAACCAGTTTAACAGAGGTGGTGGCCATAGAGGACGTGGTGGATTCAATATGCGTGGTGGAAATTTTAGAGGAGGAG CTCCTGGAAATCGTGGTGGATATAACAGGAGGGGCAATATGCCACAGAgaggtggtggcggtggcggAAGTGGTGGAATTGGCTATCCATATCCTCGTGGCCCTGTTTTTCCCAGCCGAGGCGGTTACTCAAATAGAGGGAACTACAACAGAGGTGGAATGCCCAACAGAGGGAACTACAACCAG AACTTCAGAGGACGAGGAAACAATCGTGGCTACAAAAATCAATCTCAGGGCTACAACCAGTGGCAGCAGGGT CAATTCTGGGGTCAGAAGCCATGGAGTCAGCATTATCACCAAGGATATTATTGA